CTGGGTGATCCTCTCATCCGCAACTTCCTTCGGCCCGGTGACGACAGAACCGAATTCCACGCCTCTTGCAGTCTCCACAATGACCTTGTCGTCCGTCTTAATATTAAACTTTCCCGGCGCAAAGAAATATATCTTTCCAGCAGGCCGGAATCTTACTCCTATCACTTTTGTCATATCGCTAATTCTCCTTTATGGTAAGGAACAGAAGCTCCATCGCCAGTTCAAAATTGACATTTGCCTTTAGTCTCGTCTTGGCTTTTTCCAGGCTGTCCAGAATCAGCTCGATCCCTTCATACGAACTCTTCCTCGCCTGTTCTTTTATATATTTGATCTGGTCCTTAAACACTACCCTGTCCATATCTTTCGTCGCTTTATATAACAAGACGTCCCTGAACCATACCATTATAATGTCCAGGTAGTCGTTGATCTCCAATTTATAAGTCGTAATGCGCTTTACTGCATCCACGATCTCGCTCAGCTCCATCTCCGGAATATACTTCAGAAGCTGCACCGCCTCCTCGCGTATCTCGTTAAAATACTCCGAATTCGCAAGCAGTATCGCCCGTCCCATATTGCCCTGGGCAAATGCCGTGCACATGTCTGCCTTATAATCCGGCACTTCCATCGTCTCCATCAGATACTTTTTAATGAGTGTATCCTTGATATTCCGAAGCTTCAGCATGACACACCGGGAGGCGATCGTCGGAAGGAGCGTATCCGCATTTTCTGTCAGCAGCATAATGACCGCGTACTCCGGCGGCTCCTCGATCGTCTTAAGCAGCGCGTTCTGCGCCTGAACAGACATCATATCCGCCTGCGGGATGATATATATCTTATACGGCCCCTGATAAGGCTTTA
This is a stretch of genomic DNA from [Clostridium] hylemonae DSM 15053. It encodes these proteins:
- the holB gene encoding DNA polymerase III subunit delta'; this translates as MGSFKDVVGHKNIIDYIRSAVQEDKVSHAYILNGEKGAGKKMLATLFATTLLCEKAGPDPCNECHSCRQAESGNHPDIIRVTHEKPNTISVDDIREQVNGTIMIKPYQGPYKIYIIPQADMMSVQAQNALLKTIEEPPEYAVIMLLTENADTLLPTIASRCVMLKLRNIKDTLIKKYLMETMEVPDYKADMCTAFAQGNMGRAILLANSEYFNEIREEAVQLLKYIPEMELSEIVDAVKRITTYKLEINDYLDIIMVWFRDVLLYKATKDMDRVVFKDQIKYIKEQARKSSYEGIELILDSLEKAKTRLKANVNFELAMELLFLTIKEN